The Deltaproteobacteria bacterium genome segment ATCCGGATTTACCCAACTGCCCTCCGGCCATCTCCAGTATTCTTGCGTCTTTTCTTCTTCAGCCATGGTGTTACACCTCTTCTATTAAGCTTTTCCTTCTTCGATTGTCTCCTTTTCTACCACCTTTGCCTTAACCTCTTCTTCCAACACCCCAGTAGAAGCAGCAACAGCCGCTCCCAGGGCGCCCACATAGTCAGGGTCATCGGGTACGACTATATCCATATCTGTTTCCCTCTTCAGGGAGTCAATGAACCCAGCATTCATAGCCACACCTCCGATCATAGCTATGTCCTTTTCCAGCCCCACAATACGAGCTACCGAGGCAATCCTTCCGGCAATGGCATCATGCACTGCTCGGGCAATATCGTGTTTTTCAGTCTTTGCGTGAATCAGCGAAACCACCTCGGATTCTCCAAAGACGGCGCACTGCGCATTCATCGGGATCGACTTGTTGGACTTCAGTGAGATCTGCGCCATCTCCTCCACTGATATCTCCAGCGCCCTAGCCATGGTCTCGACAAAGGTACCGGTTCCAGCCGCACATTTCTCGTTGATGGCAAAGTCAAGGACTTTCCCTTCAGGGCTAACTTTAATTGCCCTACCCTCCTCTGCACCTACATCAATGATAGTCCTCGCTGAAGGGACAAGTCGATTTAC includes the following:
- a CDS encoding CoA activase, with the translated sequence MLVAGIDVGGKNLHIVIMKDGEIIAKNKAPAGIKKAESAEKVYDETLKKAGLKRDDVEQVVATGSAGKRAAFATGFIPDAAADARGVNRLVPSARTIIDVGAEEGRAIKVSPEGKVLDFAINEKCAAGTGTFVETMARALEISVEEMAQISLKSNKSIPMNAQCAVFGESEVVSLIHAKTEKHDIARAVHDAIAGRIASVARIVGLEKDIAMIGGVAMNAGFIDSLKRETDMDIVVPDDPDYVGALGAAVAASTGVLEEEVKAKVVEKETIEEGKA